A genomic region of Bactrocera dorsalis isolate Fly_Bdor chromosome 3, ASM2337382v1, whole genome shotgun sequence contains the following coding sequences:
- the LOC105228879 gene encoding putative fatty acyl-CoA reductase CG5065, which yields MASKPKFSFESEPQVTIDDVDDNDEDRIAASFAGRTLFITGGTGFLGKVLVEKLLRSCGQLKKIYLLIRPKKGKNPQERIKDIFSNVLFDMVKQQRGEAQILSLVEAIEGDVLLPGLGISEENLHKLREEVSIVYHCAATIRFDEPLRKAVFMNTRGTHYMLELAATIKHLDLIAYVSTAYCHLHIKTLYEKPYDPPANPHHVMQACEWLSDDEVSTIEKKILGDIPNTYAYTKSLAEALVVEKFNELPAVILRPSIVIPIWKEPLPGWTDNINGPTGLLIGAGKGVIRTMYCNSSGYGDFLPVDIAVNGMLVASWRFLTAPERSKVNRVAHMTSSNDIKVSWNEIIECGRWVIENKIPLNGVAWYPGGSMKSNYYLHVVCMVLFHWIPALFVDALLILLRYPPVLCRVQKRISNGFQVFEYYANNIWNFDNTEVVNIRTLMNKKERLTYVIEKIDVDLIDYFTQCILCARRLILKESDDTIPAARRHMKIMWCVDKLVKGLWIALFGYLLYRYVFAGYFNNIATLAQPLETF from the exons ATGGCCAGCAAACCGAAATTCAGCTTTGAAAGTGAGCCACAGGTAACCATCGACGATGTGGACGACAATGACGAAGACCGGATTGCTGCAAGCTTCGCCGGACGCACACTATTCATAACAGGCGGCACCGGCTTCCTCGGAAAAGTGCTGGTAGAAAAATTACTCAG GTCCTGCGGTCAGTTGAAGAAGATCTACTTGTTAATTCGACCAAAGAAGGGTAAAAATCCCCAAGAACGCATCAAAGACATTTTCAGTAATGTG CTATTCGACATGGTTAAGCAGCAACGCGGCGAGGCACAAATTCTCAGTCTGGTGGAGGCCATAGAAGGTGATGTTCTGCTGCCGGGTTTGGGTATTTCAGAAGAAAATTTACACAAACTCCGTGAGGAAGTGTCCATCGTTTATCATTGCGCGGCGACCATACG TTTCGACGAGCCCTTACGCAAAGCGGTTTTCATGAATACACGCGGTACACACTATATGCTAGAGCTGGCGGCTACAATCAAGCATCTAGATCTAATAGCTTACGTCTCTACCGCTTACTGTCATCTGCATATTAAGACACTCTACGAGAAGCCTTACGATCCACCAGCAAATCCTCACCACGTCATGCAAGCTTGCGAGTGGCTCAGCGATGACGAAGTGTCTACAATCGAGAAGAAAATCTTAGGTGACATACCCAACACTTACGCCTACACCAAATCGCTGGCTGAAGCGCTGGTTGTGGAGAAGTTTAATGAATTGCCCGCCGTGATACTGCGGCCCTCCATTGTCATACCAATCTGGAAGGAACCGCTACCCGGTTGGACAGACAATATAAATGGACCGACCGGCTTGCTAATTGGTGCCGGTAAAGGTGTCATACGTACGATGTACTGCAACTCCTCGGGTTATGGCGATTTTTTACCCGTGGACATTGCTGTGAATGGCATGCTGGTGGCTAGTTGGCGTTTTCTAACGGCCCCCGAACGCAGCAAAGTTAACCGTGTGGCGCATATGACCAGTTCGAATGATATTAAAGTGTCGTGGAATGAGATTATCGAATGTGGTCGTTGGGTAATTGAGAATAAGATACCGCTGAATGGTGTGGCTTGGTATCCGGGTGGTTCAATGAAGTCCAACTATTATTTGCATGTCGTGTGTATGGTGCTCTTCCATTGGATACCGGCGTTGTTTGTGGATGCGCTATTGATACTGTTGCGGTATCCGCCAgt TCTCTGTCGTGTGCAGAAACGAATCAGTAACGGTTTTCAAGTGTTCGAGTACTATGCGAATAATATTTGGAACTTCGATAACACTGAGGTGGTTAACATACGTACTTTGATGAATAAGAAGGAGCGGCTCACCTATGTTATAGAGAAGATCGACGTGGATCTGATTGATTATTTTACGCAGTGTATTCTCTGTGCACGCCGTCTGATACTAAAGGAAAGCGATGATACCATACCTGCTGCTAGAAGGCATATGAAGAT caTGTGGTGCGTGGATAAGCTCGTTAAAGGCCTATGGATCGCACTGTTCGGCTATCTGTTATATCGTTACGTGTTTGCCggttattttaataacattgcGACATTAGCTCAACCGCTGGAGACATTTTAG
- the LOC105228878 gene encoding oxysterol-binding protein-related protein 9 isoform X1 has protein sequence MSTTLEGTLSKWTNVMKGWQYRFFVLDENAGLLSYYTSKEKMMKGVRRGCVRLKDAVIGIDDQEDNTFTITVDHKTFHFQAQHSEEREKWVRRLEDTIRRHANRSRLWDNQSTFYLGGYQKDVVGNKRANHLELLGRRVSEADAYLQLIIEQTNKINARIENITDAEEKAKCKALQDNANAMLDHIKHSIVSLQIAKNMAHPINGIYNGPIIVSTDSNSATASPTSTNAGTSVGATTAAKVAPLNSAADAAASGKLDASGGEEEDDSTTENGLLPQTLPHAAADVHELEQQCSQYKQQQQQAEQQYQQLRFRYQYSHQYSNNNVGMSGPIATSIDIVDIIADGIAYGTAADIATGAFGATTAPLAVDVPETSYSSSEDEEDFYDANDDPFTSMGNSPSYATRGFSVETTSPTYENAPETQPQKGSASVDASAKSSIVDRLDDYQTALTTVAETLPAGTPTSATSSTAQPLSGAKTFQKYGDDDGSIDYDALYEEEEDSTISMEAHGSMISHLISQVKIGMDLTKVVLPTFILERRSLLEMYADYFAHPDLFLRIAEMESPRERIVETCRWYLSAYHAGRKSAVAKKPYNPILGEVFQCYWDLPGETPDAQVVNDGPVPWCHRNQLTFLAEQVSHHPPISAFYAEHVNKKITFSAHVWTKSKFLGLSIGVHNIGEGIVTLVDHSEEYIVTFPNGYGRSILTVPWIELGGTVEIRCPQTGYHATIEFLTKPFYGGKRNKVTAEIYAPNEKKPFVSIAGEWSGLMEAKWHDKNKTEVFVDVNRIPIFKKQVRPIVEQEEYESRRVWKEVTAGLKFNDIEKATNAKCAVEQIQRDEAKNRKDTETQWEHKYFRPVGDNWIYAKPLSQRVYQQEKESKR, from the exons ATGTCCACAACGTTGGAGGGAACACTTAGTAAATGGACAAATGTGATGAAAGGCTGGCAATATCGCTTTTTCGTGCTGGACGAGAATGCTGGCCTATTGTCATACTATACG TCCAAGGAGAAAATGATGAAAGGTGTACGTCGCGGCTGCGTGCGCCTCAAAGATGCTGTTATCGGCATAGACGATCAAGAGGATAACACCTTCACAATAACTGTGGACCACAAGACATTTCACTTTCAG GCGCAACACAGCGAAGAACGCGAAAAGTGGGTTAGACGACTTGAGGACACCATACGACGGCATGCGAATCGCTCTCGTCTGTGGGACAATCAAAGCACTTTCTACCTTGGCGGCTATCAGAAGGATGTGGTAGGCAACAAACGTGCAAACCACTTGGAATTACTCGGACGGCGTGTGTCGGAAGCGGACGCATACTTGCAGTTAATCATTGAGCAGACGAAT AAAATCAACGCACGCATTGAGAATATAACGGATGCTGAGGAAAAGGCCAAGTGCAAAGCGCTGCAGGATAACGCCAAT GCCATGCTGGATCATATCAAACATTCTATTGTAAGTCTACAAATTGCCAAAAATATGGCGCATCCAATCAACGGCATCTACAATGGACCCATAATTGTGAGCACCGACAGCAACAGTGCCACCGCCAGTCCGACCAGCACGAATGCGGGCACATCTGTTGGCGCAACAACAGCGGCGAAGGTGGCGCCACTCAATAGTGCTGCGGATGCGGCAGCGAGTGGCAAACTGGATGCGAGCGGTGGCGAGGAGGAGGACGATTCCACCACGGAGAATG GCTTATTGCCGCAAACACTGCCACATGCTGCCGCCGATGTGCATGAACTTGAACAACAATGCAGccaatataaacaacaacaacaacaggcggaacaacaataccaacaatTACGCTTCCGTTATCAATACTCACAtcaatacagcaacaacaacgtcggCATGTCTGGTCCCATCGCCACCAGCATCGATATCGTTGACATAATCGCCGATGGCATTGCGTACGGCACTGCGGCCGATATTGCCACCGGTGCGTTTGGTG CAACAACCGCTCCACTCGCTGTAGATGTGCCTGAGACCTCGTATTCCAGCAGCGAAGATGAGGAAGATTTCTATGATGCAAACGATGATCCATTCACTAGTATGGGAAATTCGCCGAGCTA CGCCACGCGTGGCTTTTCCGTGGAAACCACATCGCCAACCTATGAAAATGCACCGGAAACACAACCACAAAAGGGTAGCGCCTCAGTGGACGCCAGCGCCAAGTCTTCGATTGTCGATCGTCTGGATGATTATCAAACAGCATTGACAACGGTAGCAGAGACTTTGCCCGCCGGTACGCCGACCAGCGCTACATCGTCGACGGCGCAACCGTTAAGTGGCGCTAAAACATTCCAAAAGTACGGCGACGATGATGGATCCATCGATTATGATGCACTCTACGAAGAGGAGGAGGACTCGACGATCAGCATGGAAGCGCACGGTTCAATGATTTCACATCTCATATCACAAGTCAAGATAGGTATGGACCTGACGAAGGTCGTGCTACCCACTTTCATCTTGGAGCGACGCTCATTGTTGGAGATGTACGCCGATTACTTTGCACATCCGGATCTCTTTCTACG aATTGCTGAGATGGAATCGCCACGCGAACGCATTGTAGAGACATGTCGGTGGTATTTGAGTGCCTATCATGCTGGTCGTAAAAGTGCGGTGGCCAAAAAACCATATAATCCCATATTGGGCGAGGTGTTTCAATGCTATTGGGATTTGCCAG GCGAAACACCCGATGCGCAAGTAGTTAATGATGGACCTGTGCCCTGGTGTCATCGCAATCAGCTGACGTTCTTAGCCGAACAGGTTTCGCATCATCCGCCAA TTTCCGCCTTCTATGCTGAGCATGTCAataagaaaattacattttccgCGCACGTTTGGACGAAATCGAAATTTCTGGGCCTTTCAATTGGCGTACACAATATCGGTGAAGGTATTGTGACGCTGGTGGATCACAGTGAGGAATATATTGTCACGTTTCCGAATGGCTACGGCAG ATCTATTTTAACCGTCCCTTGGATCGAATTGGGTGGCACCGTCGAAATACGTTGCCCGCAAACCGGTTATCACGCCACAATTGAGTTCTTAACCAAGCCATTTTATGGCGGCAAGCGCAACAAAGTGACGGCTGAG ATTTACGCGCCCAATGAGAAGAAACCGTTTGTTTCGATAGCGGGCGAGTGGAGCGGCCTCATGGAAGCCAAGTGGCatgataaaaat aaAACTGAAGTATTCGTAGACGTAAATCGTATTCCAATATTTAAGAAACAAGTTCGACCAATCGTTGAACAAGAAGAATATGAATCCAGACGCGTTTGGAAGGAAGTGACCGCGGGACTCaa ATTTAATGACATCGAAAAGGCCACAAATGCTAAATGCGCCGTGGAACAAATACAACGTGATGAAGCGAAGAATCGCAAAGACACAGAAACACAGTGGGAACACAAG
- the LOC105228878 gene encoding oxysterol-binding protein-related protein 9 isoform X2, giving the protein MSTTLEGTLSKWTNVMKGWQYRFFVLDENAGLLSYYTSKEKMMKGVRRGCVRLKDAVIGIDDQEDNTFTITVDHKTFHFQAQHSEEREKWVRRLEDTIRRHANRSRLWDNQSTFYLGGYQKDVVGNKRANHLELLGRRVSEADAYLQLIIEQTNKINARIENITDAEEKAKCKALQDNANAMLDHIKHSIVSLQIAKNMAHPINGIYNGPIIVSTDSNSATASPTSTNAGTSVGATTAAKVAPLNSAADAAASGKLDASGGEEEDDSTTENATTAPLAVDVPETSYSSSEDEEDFYDANDDPFTSMGNSPSYATRGFSVETTSPTYENAPETQPQKGSASVDASAKSSIVDRLDDYQTALTTVAETLPAGTPTSATSSTAQPLSGAKTFQKYGDDDGSIDYDALYEEEEDSTISMEAHGSMISHLISQVKIGMDLTKVVLPTFILERRSLLEMYADYFAHPDLFLRIAEMESPRERIVETCRWYLSAYHAGRKSAVAKKPYNPILGEVFQCYWDLPGETPDAQVVNDGPVPWCHRNQLTFLAEQVSHHPPISAFYAEHVNKKITFSAHVWTKSKFLGLSIGVHNIGEGIVTLVDHSEEYIVTFPNGYGRSILTVPWIELGGTVEIRCPQTGYHATIEFLTKPFYGGKRNKVTAEIYAPNEKKPFVSIAGEWSGLMEAKWHDKNKTEVFVDVNRIPIFKKQVRPIVEQEEYESRRVWKEVTAGLKFNDIEKATNAKCAVEQIQRDEAKNRKDTETQWEHKYFRPVGDNWIYAKPLSQRVYQQEKESKR; this is encoded by the exons ATGTCCACAACGTTGGAGGGAACACTTAGTAAATGGACAAATGTGATGAAAGGCTGGCAATATCGCTTTTTCGTGCTGGACGAGAATGCTGGCCTATTGTCATACTATACG TCCAAGGAGAAAATGATGAAAGGTGTACGTCGCGGCTGCGTGCGCCTCAAAGATGCTGTTATCGGCATAGACGATCAAGAGGATAACACCTTCACAATAACTGTGGACCACAAGACATTTCACTTTCAG GCGCAACACAGCGAAGAACGCGAAAAGTGGGTTAGACGACTTGAGGACACCATACGACGGCATGCGAATCGCTCTCGTCTGTGGGACAATCAAAGCACTTTCTACCTTGGCGGCTATCAGAAGGATGTGGTAGGCAACAAACGTGCAAACCACTTGGAATTACTCGGACGGCGTGTGTCGGAAGCGGACGCATACTTGCAGTTAATCATTGAGCAGACGAAT AAAATCAACGCACGCATTGAGAATATAACGGATGCTGAGGAAAAGGCCAAGTGCAAAGCGCTGCAGGATAACGCCAAT GCCATGCTGGATCATATCAAACATTCTATTGTAAGTCTACAAATTGCCAAAAATATGGCGCATCCAATCAACGGCATCTACAATGGACCCATAATTGTGAGCACCGACAGCAACAGTGCCACCGCCAGTCCGACCAGCACGAATGCGGGCACATCTGTTGGCGCAACAACAGCGGCGAAGGTGGCGCCACTCAATAGTGCTGCGGATGCGGCAGCGAGTGGCAAACTGGATGCGAGCGGTGGCGAGGAGGAGGACGATTCCACCACGGAGAATG CAACAACCGCTCCACTCGCTGTAGATGTGCCTGAGACCTCGTATTCCAGCAGCGAAGATGAGGAAGATTTCTATGATGCAAACGATGATCCATTCACTAGTATGGGAAATTCGCCGAGCTA CGCCACGCGTGGCTTTTCCGTGGAAACCACATCGCCAACCTATGAAAATGCACCGGAAACACAACCACAAAAGGGTAGCGCCTCAGTGGACGCCAGCGCCAAGTCTTCGATTGTCGATCGTCTGGATGATTATCAAACAGCATTGACAACGGTAGCAGAGACTTTGCCCGCCGGTACGCCGACCAGCGCTACATCGTCGACGGCGCAACCGTTAAGTGGCGCTAAAACATTCCAAAAGTACGGCGACGATGATGGATCCATCGATTATGATGCACTCTACGAAGAGGAGGAGGACTCGACGATCAGCATGGAAGCGCACGGTTCAATGATTTCACATCTCATATCACAAGTCAAGATAGGTATGGACCTGACGAAGGTCGTGCTACCCACTTTCATCTTGGAGCGACGCTCATTGTTGGAGATGTACGCCGATTACTTTGCACATCCGGATCTCTTTCTACG aATTGCTGAGATGGAATCGCCACGCGAACGCATTGTAGAGACATGTCGGTGGTATTTGAGTGCCTATCATGCTGGTCGTAAAAGTGCGGTGGCCAAAAAACCATATAATCCCATATTGGGCGAGGTGTTTCAATGCTATTGGGATTTGCCAG GCGAAACACCCGATGCGCAAGTAGTTAATGATGGACCTGTGCCCTGGTGTCATCGCAATCAGCTGACGTTCTTAGCCGAACAGGTTTCGCATCATCCGCCAA TTTCCGCCTTCTATGCTGAGCATGTCAataagaaaattacattttccgCGCACGTTTGGACGAAATCGAAATTTCTGGGCCTTTCAATTGGCGTACACAATATCGGTGAAGGTATTGTGACGCTGGTGGATCACAGTGAGGAATATATTGTCACGTTTCCGAATGGCTACGGCAG ATCTATTTTAACCGTCCCTTGGATCGAATTGGGTGGCACCGTCGAAATACGTTGCCCGCAAACCGGTTATCACGCCACAATTGAGTTCTTAACCAAGCCATTTTATGGCGGCAAGCGCAACAAAGTGACGGCTGAG ATTTACGCGCCCAATGAGAAGAAACCGTTTGTTTCGATAGCGGGCGAGTGGAGCGGCCTCATGGAAGCCAAGTGGCatgataaaaat aaAACTGAAGTATTCGTAGACGTAAATCGTATTCCAATATTTAAGAAACAAGTTCGACCAATCGTTGAACAAGAAGAATATGAATCCAGACGCGTTTGGAAGGAAGTGACCGCGGGACTCaa ATTTAATGACATCGAAAAGGCCACAAATGCTAAATGCGCCGTGGAACAAATACAACGTGATGAAGCGAAGAATCGCAAAGACACAGAAACACAGTGGGAACACAAG
- the LOC105228877 gene encoding elongation of very long chain fatty acids protein F, translating to MDIFPNMNEVDYSCTSHEMDEWFGLGTPMFIFAVLMTYLLLIYKILPNYMEDREPYQLKTYIIVYNAMQMLSCIYIITGIFRIASTSVFHFWNCILLEPNSYSEYLFNRVTYFTFWLKISELSETIVFVLRKKQNQVSYLHVFHHCSTVSLIYLLCTDYRGTSPLYPILLNSTVHVIMYAYYLAAAVCDAETIKRLTPIKKSITTIQMIQFVLILIQAGFLMVRCEISKWVTTYYSVVVMVIFYGFYDFYNKAYKAANNSRISNKSS from the exons atggATATTTTTCCTAATATGAACGAGGTGGATTACAGCTGCACCT CACACGAAATGGACGAGTGGTTTGGGTTGGGTACGCCCATGTTCATATTTGCGGTTTTGATGACGTATTTgctgttaatttataaaatattaccgaa ttatatggAGGATCGTGAGCCGTACCAGTTAAAGACCTACATTATAGTCTACAATGCAATGCAAATGCTCTCATGTATCTATATAATCACTGGG ATTTTCCGTATAGCCTCAACAAGCGTTTTTCATTTCTGGAATTGCATTTTATTAGAACCGAACTCATATTCGGAATATCTGTTTAATCGCGTCACATACTTTACATTCTGGCTAAAGATTAGTGAGCTGTCGGAAACTATTGTATTCGTATTACGTAAAAAACAGAATCAGGTGTCGTATCTGCATGTATTTCATCACTGCTCAACTGTTTCATTGATATATCTCCTGTGTACGGATTATAGAG GTACCTCACCTTTGTATCCGATTTTGCTCAATTCCACTGTGCATGTGATTATGTATGCCTACTACTTGGCCGCAGCTGTGTGCGATGCCGAAACTATAAAGCGTTTAACACCAATCAAGAAATCGATTACCACTATTCAAATGATACAATTCGTGCTGATTCTTATCCAAGCGGGATTCTTGATGGTTCGTTGCGAAATATCCAAGTGGGTTACAACTTACTATTCTGTCGTTGTAATGGTTATATTCTATGGATTTTATGATTTCTATAATAAGGCTTACAAAGCTGCTAATAATAGTAGAATTAGTAATAAGAGCAGTTAA
- the LOC105228878 gene encoding oxysterol-binding protein-related protein 9 isoform X3 encodes MFKKWVRRVSFSATRGFSVETTSPTYENAPETQPQKGSASVDASAKSSIVDRLDDYQTALTTVAETLPAGTPTSATSSTAQPLSGAKTFQKYGDDDGSIDYDALYEEEEDSTISMEAHGSMISHLISQVKIGMDLTKVVLPTFILERRSLLEMYADYFAHPDLFLRIAEMESPRERIVETCRWYLSAYHAGRKSAVAKKPYNPILGEVFQCYWDLPGETPDAQVVNDGPVPWCHRNQLTFLAEQVSHHPPISAFYAEHVNKKITFSAHVWTKSKFLGLSIGVHNIGEGIVTLVDHSEEYIVTFPNGYGRSILTVPWIELGGTVEIRCPQTGYHATIEFLTKPFYGGKRNKVTAEIYAPNEKKPFVSIAGEWSGLMEAKWHDKNKTEVFVDVNRIPIFKKQVRPIVEQEEYESRRVWKEVTAGLKFNDIEKATNAKCAVEQIQRDEAKNRKDTETQWEHKYFRPVGDNWIYAKPLSQRVYQQEKESKR; translated from the exons ATGTTCAAGAAATGGGTGCGACGTGTCAGTTTCAG CGCCACGCGTGGCTTTTCCGTGGAAACCACATCGCCAACCTATGAAAATGCACCGGAAACACAACCACAAAAGGGTAGCGCCTCAGTGGACGCCAGCGCCAAGTCTTCGATTGTCGATCGTCTGGATGATTATCAAACAGCATTGACAACGGTAGCAGAGACTTTGCCCGCCGGTACGCCGACCAGCGCTACATCGTCGACGGCGCAACCGTTAAGTGGCGCTAAAACATTCCAAAAGTACGGCGACGATGATGGATCCATCGATTATGATGCACTCTACGAAGAGGAGGAGGACTCGACGATCAGCATGGAAGCGCACGGTTCAATGATTTCACATCTCATATCACAAGTCAAGATAGGTATGGACCTGACGAAGGTCGTGCTACCCACTTTCATCTTGGAGCGACGCTCATTGTTGGAGATGTACGCCGATTACTTTGCACATCCGGATCTCTTTCTACG aATTGCTGAGATGGAATCGCCACGCGAACGCATTGTAGAGACATGTCGGTGGTATTTGAGTGCCTATCATGCTGGTCGTAAAAGTGCGGTGGCCAAAAAACCATATAATCCCATATTGGGCGAGGTGTTTCAATGCTATTGGGATTTGCCAG GCGAAACACCCGATGCGCAAGTAGTTAATGATGGACCTGTGCCCTGGTGTCATCGCAATCAGCTGACGTTCTTAGCCGAACAGGTTTCGCATCATCCGCCAA TTTCCGCCTTCTATGCTGAGCATGTCAataagaaaattacattttccgCGCACGTTTGGACGAAATCGAAATTTCTGGGCCTTTCAATTGGCGTACACAATATCGGTGAAGGTATTGTGACGCTGGTGGATCACAGTGAGGAATATATTGTCACGTTTCCGAATGGCTACGGCAG ATCTATTTTAACCGTCCCTTGGATCGAATTGGGTGGCACCGTCGAAATACGTTGCCCGCAAACCGGTTATCACGCCACAATTGAGTTCTTAACCAAGCCATTTTATGGCGGCAAGCGCAACAAAGTGACGGCTGAG ATTTACGCGCCCAATGAGAAGAAACCGTTTGTTTCGATAGCGGGCGAGTGGAGCGGCCTCATGGAAGCCAAGTGGCatgataaaaat aaAACTGAAGTATTCGTAGACGTAAATCGTATTCCAATATTTAAGAAACAAGTTCGACCAATCGTTGAACAAGAAGAATATGAATCCAGACGCGTTTGGAAGGAAGTGACCGCGGGACTCaa ATTTAATGACATCGAAAAGGCCACAAATGCTAAATGCGCCGTGGAACAAATACAACGTGATGAAGCGAAGAATCGCAAAGACACAGAAACACAGTGGGAACACAAG